A region of Mesoplodon densirostris isolate mMesDen1 chromosome 11, mMesDen1 primary haplotype, whole genome shotgun sequence DNA encodes the following proteins:
- the KRT84 gene encoding LOW QUALITY PROTEIN: keratin, type II cuticular Hb4 (The sequence of the model RefSeq protein was modified relative to this genomic sequence to represent the inferred CDS: inserted 1 base in 1 codon; deleted 2 bases in 1 codon) has protein sequence MHYDKYQKETPPNPIPNSQAKCQDFSFTRDLSMDLSDTVTSGHSYTVSSGRCMGSFSSCSAMTPQNRNHFRASSVSCRSGLRFHGLSGFGSRSVIRFGLCSPRIAAVCPRPIRYGVGFGFGSGMAFGFGDGSGVGLRFGAGSGLGYGFSGPGFGYRVGGAGVPAAPSITTVTVNQSLLAPLSLEIDPNAQRVKKDEKEQIKTLNNKFASFIDKVRFLEQQNKLLETKWNFLQEPKCARNNLEPLFENYITNLRRQLDVVNSEWARLEAGRNSMQDVLEGFKKKYEEEVGLRANAENEFVALKKDVVTAFLNKSDLEANVDTLTQDIDFLKTLYMAEIQLLQSHISETSVIMKIDNSRDLNFDGIIADIKAQYEEIASHSRADAEAWYQTKYEELRVTAGQHCDNLRNTRDELNELTRLIQRLKAEIEHTKAQRCKLVAAVAEAEQRGEAALSNAKCKLAELAATLQQAKQDMARQLKDYQELRNVKLALHMEITTYKRLLEGEENRICEGVGPVDISVSSSQGGLVCGPEPLVTTCSLSRGGVTILGRSSTRSSGFCGSSVGGAQVVDGGDQLSAGLVGGGLSVVGETCAPSVPCXTEGGFSSRGSSIRFVSTTTSRWTKY, from the exons GACACCGTCACATCTGGCCACTCCTACACAGTCAGCTCTGGTCGCTGTATGGGCAGCTTCAGCTCTTGCTCAGCAATGACCCCCCAGAACCGGAACCACTTCCGGGCCAGCTCTGTCTCCTGCAGGAGTGGGCTCCGCTTCCATGGTCTTAGCGGCTTTGGCAGTCGGAGTGTCATCAGGTTTGGATTGTGCTCACCCAGGATAGCAGCTGTGTGCCCTCGGCCCATCCGCTACGGAGTTGGCTTTGGTTTTGGCAGTGGGATGGCCTTTGGCTTTGGTGATGGGAGTGGTGTTGGTCTGAGGTTTGGAGCCGGCAGTGGCCTCGGCTATGGCTTCAGCGGCCCTGGCTTTGGCTACCGAGTTGGAGGAGCTGGAGTGCCAGCAGCCCCATCCATCACAACAGTGACTGTTAACCAGAGCCTGCTG GCCCCCCTCAGCCTGGAGATTGACCCTAATGCCCAGAGGGTGaagaaggatgagaaggagcaAATCAAGACCCTCAACAACAAATTTGCCTCCTTCATCGACAAG GTGCGGTTCCTGGAACAGCAGAATAAGCTCCTAGAGACCAAGTGGAACTTCCTGCAAGAGCCAAAATGTGCCAGGAACAACCTGGAGCCCCTCTTTGAGAACTACATCACCAACCTGCGGAGGCAGCTGGACGTAGTGAACAGCGAATGGGCCcggctggaggctgggaggaacAGCATGCAGGATGTCCTTGAGGGTTTCAAGAAGAA ATATGAAGAGGAGGTGGGACTCCGGGCCAATGCTGAGAACGAGTTTGTGGCTCTGAAGAAG GATGTGGTTACAGCTTTCTTAAATAAGTCTGATCTAGAGGCCAACGTGGATACCTTAACTCAGGATATCGACTTCCTGAAAACCCTATACATGGCG GAAATCCAGTTGCTGCAGTCACACATCTCTGAGACATCAGTCATCATGAAGATAGACAACAGCCGGGACCTGAACTTTGATGGGATCATCGCCGATATCAAGGCCCAGTATGAAGAGATCGCCAGCCACAGTCGGGCTGATGCAGAGGCCTGGTACCAGACCAAG TATGAGGAGCTGCGGGTGACAGCTGGCCAACACTGTGACAACCTCCGTAACACTCGGGATGAGCTCAATGAGCTGACCCGCCTGATCCAGAGGCTGAAGGCAGAGATCGAGCACACCAAGGCTCAG CGCTGCAAGCTGGTGGCCGCGGTGGCCGAGGCAGAGCAGCGGGGCGAGGCCGCCCTCAGCAACGCCAAGTGCAAGCTGGCGGAGCTGGCGGCCACCCTGCAGCAGGCCAAGCAGGACATGGCACGGCAGCTGAAGGACTACCAGGAGCTGAGGAATGTCAAGCTGGCCCTGCACATGGAGATCACCACCTATAAGCGCCTGCTGGAGGGCGAGGAGAACCG gaTCTGTGAAGGTGTTGGACCAGTAGACATAT CGGTAAGCAGTTCCCAGGGCGGCCTGGTGTGCGGGCCCGAGCCTCTGGTCACcacctgcagcctctcccgcGGCGGGGTCACCATCTTGGGCCGCAGCAGCACCCGGTCCAGCGGCTTCTGCGGCTCTAGCGTGGGCGGGGCTCAGGTCGTGGACGGCGGGGACCAGCTGAGCGCGGGCTTGGTTGGGGGGGGGCTCAGTGTGGTGGGAGAGACCTGCGCCCCCAGCGTCCCCT CCACTGAGGGCGGCTTCAGCAGCCGCGGTTCCAGCATCCGCTTCGTGTCCACCACCACCTCTCGATGGACCAAGTACTGA